A portion of the Stella humosa genome contains these proteins:
- a CDS encoding ABC transporter substrate-binding protein, with product MLNKSLPAVVVAALLAPAALASAQAQDLTVVSFGGAYQAGQSKALFQPAAAAMGIKVKEETYTGIADLRLKVRANAVTWDIVTSGSGSAARAGAEGILEKLDYKVIDASSFIPGTAQEYCVGGDVFSTVLAWNTKTFGDKGPQSWADFWDVKKFPGKRSYRNSVAGSLEPALMADGVPADKVYETLSAPGGIERAIKKIKELKPHIAVWWSSGAQHAQLMKDGEVDMINGWNGRFDVIAKDGAKVAYTFNQGLLDYDCYAIAKGAPNKDRAMKFLAEISKPQYQAEFTKYITYGPTNKKAYELGTIEAAYAKQLPSHPDNAAKQLPVNLEWYIANEAKAAAAYQNMLTE from the coding sequence ATGCTGAACAAGTCCCTACCGGCGGTGGTCGTCGCCGCATTGCTGGCACCGGCCGCCCTGGCATCGGCCCAGGCCCAGGACCTGACGGTCGTGTCCTTCGGCGGCGCCTACCAGGCGGGGCAGAGCAAGGCCCTGTTCCAGCCGGCTGCTGCCGCCATGGGCATCAAGGTGAAGGAAGAGACCTACACCGGCATCGCCGACCTGCGCCTCAAGGTGCGGGCCAATGCCGTCACCTGGGACATCGTCACCAGCGGATCGGGCAGTGCGGCCCGAGCCGGCGCCGAGGGCATCCTCGAAAAGCTCGACTACAAGGTGATCGACGCTTCGTCCTTCATCCCGGGCACCGCCCAGGAATACTGCGTCGGCGGCGACGTGTTCTCGACCGTGCTGGCCTGGAACACCAAGACGTTCGGCGACAAGGGCCCGCAGAGCTGGGCCGACTTCTGGGACGTGAAGAAATTCCCCGGCAAGCGGTCCTACCGGAACTCGGTCGCGGGCTCGCTGGAGCCGGCGCTGATGGCCGACGGCGTGCCGGCGGACAAGGTGTACGAGACCCTGTCGGCGCCGGGCGGCATCGAGCGGGCGATCAAGAAGATCAAGGAGCTGAAGCCGCACATCGCAGTCTGGTGGTCCTCGGGCGCGCAGCACGCGCAGCTCATGAAGGACGGCGAGGTCGACATGATCAACGGCTGGAACGGCCGTTTCGACGTCATCGCCAAGGACGGGGCGAAGGTGGCCTACACCTTCAACCAGGGTCTGCTCGACTATGACTGCTACGCCATCGCCAAGGGCGCGCCCAACAAGGACCGGGCGATGAAGTTCCTGGCCGAGATTTCCAAGCCGCAGTATCAGGCCGAATTCACCAAGTACATCACCTACGGCCCGACCAACAAGAAGGCCTACGAGCTGGGCACGATCGAGGCGGCCTATGCCAAGCAGCTCCCGTCCCACCCGGACAACGCGGCCAAGCAACTGCCGGTCAACCTCGAATGGTACATCGCCAACGAGGCCAAGGCGGCGGCCGCCTACCAGAACATGCTGACCGAGTAG
- a CDS encoding mandelate racemase/muconate lactonizing enzyme family protein, which produces MKISSIETFCNEFVGFVRVTGDDGAQGWGQVSPYNADITSLVMHRQVAPWSLGQDATDIDGLMRRIPEKEHKFPGSYLRRAMTGLDTALWDLRGKVEGKSVCELIGGKPRAIRAYASSMKRDITPEQEADRLLRLRDAHGFDAFKFRVGAECGHDIDEWPGRTEAIVPTVRKALGDDVALLVDGNSGFSPARAIEVGRMLEDHGVCHFEEPCPYWELEQTKQVRDALSLDVTGGEQDCMIPTWRHMIEMGAVDIIQPDVCYLGGLTRTMRVAAMGAAAGLPCTPHSANLSMVTVFTMHLLGAIPNAGDYLEFSIEGLDYYPWQDRLFRNPPFDVVDGKVTIPSEPGWGVEISPEWLEQSTYQVSRLA; this is translated from the coding sequence ATGAAGATCAGCAGCATCGAGACCTTTTGCAACGAGTTCGTCGGCTTCGTCCGTGTGACGGGCGACGACGGCGCCCAGGGCTGGGGCCAGGTCTCGCCCTACAATGCCGACATCACCTCGCTGGTCATGCACCGCCAGGTCGCCCCCTGGTCGCTGGGCCAGGATGCCACCGACATCGACGGGCTGATGCGCCGCATCCCCGAGAAGGAGCACAAATTCCCGGGCTCCTACCTGCGCCGGGCCATGACCGGGCTCGACACCGCGCTGTGGGACCTGCGCGGCAAGGTGGAGGGCAAGAGCGTGTGCGAATTGATCGGCGGCAAGCCGCGCGCCATCCGCGCCTACGCCTCGTCGATGAAGCGCGACATCACGCCCGAGCAGGAGGCCGACCGGCTGCTGCGCCTGCGCGACGCCCATGGGTTCGACGCCTTCAAGTTCCGCGTCGGCGCGGAATGCGGCCACGACATCGACGAATGGCCGGGCCGGACCGAGGCGATCGTGCCCACGGTGCGCAAGGCGCTGGGCGACGATGTGGCCCTGCTGGTGGACGGCAACAGCGGCTTCAGCCCGGCCCGCGCCATCGAGGTCGGGCGGATGCTGGAAGACCATGGCGTCTGCCATTTCGAGGAGCCGTGCCCCTACTGGGAACTGGAGCAGACCAAGCAGGTGCGCGACGCCCTGTCGCTCGACGTCACCGGCGGCGAGCAGGATTGCATGATCCCGACCTGGCGCCACATGATCGAGATGGGGGCGGTCGACATCATCCAGCCCGACGTCTGCTACCTGGGCGGGCTGACGCGGACGATGCGGGTGGCGGCGATGGGGGCGGCGGCCGGCCTGCCCTGCACGCCGCACAGCGCCAACCTGTCGATGGTGACGGTCTTCACCATGCACCTGCTGGGCGCCATCCCGAACGCCGGCGACTATCTGGAATTCTCGATCGAGGGGCTGGACTACTATCCCTGGCAGGATCGCCTGTTCCGCAATCCACCTTTCGACGTCGTCGACGGCAAGGTGACGATCCCGAGCGAGCCCGGCTGGGGCGTGGAGATTTCGCCCGAGTGGCTGGAGCAATCCACCTACCAAGTCAGCCGCCTCGCCTGA
- a CDS encoding ABC transporter ATP-binding protein — MARGAALPITIRQVTKTYGRVHALDHVDFDIRSGEFLTLLGPSGSGKTTLLMVLAGFTRPDHGSLLFGEEEVIRRPPHKRDVGMVFQNYALFPHMNVAGNVAFPLKLRGTPKADVGRRVEAALDLVQLGGYGERRIDQLSGGQRQRVALARAIVFEPRILLMDEPLSALDKQLRERMQIELRRLHDRLGMTTVYVTHDQREALTMSDRIAVINGGGIMQLDQPQRIYERPANRFVAEFIGESSFLPVTVTAGAAAHAGRALRTEAAPPAGTSHVLMVRPERLRILPPGGEEGANRFDGTVEEVVYQGDSILLQAVLADGIRLSVRAAATAGAIAATPRPGEPVALGLSPADTVILADA, encoded by the coding sequence ATGGCGCGCGGCGCGGCACTCCCGATCACCATCCGCCAGGTCACCAAGACCTATGGCCGCGTCCATGCGCTGGACCATGTCGACTTCGATATCCGCAGCGGCGAGTTCCTGACCCTGCTGGGCCCGTCCGGGTCGGGCAAGACCACCCTGCTGATGGTGCTGGCCGGCTTCACCCGGCCGGACCACGGCAGCCTGCTGTTCGGCGAGGAGGAGGTCATCCGGCGGCCGCCGCACAAGCGCGACGTCGGCATGGTGTTCCAGAACTACGCGCTTTTCCCGCACATGAACGTGGCCGGCAACGTCGCCTTTCCGCTGAAGCTGCGCGGCACGCCCAAGGCCGATGTCGGCCGCCGGGTCGAGGCCGCCCTCGATCTGGTCCAGCTTGGCGGGTACGGCGAGCGGCGGATCGACCAGCTTTCGGGTGGCCAGCGGCAGCGCGTGGCGCTGGCCCGTGCCATCGTCTTCGAGCCGCGCATCCTCTTGATGGACGAGCCCCTGTCGGCGCTCGACAAGCAACTGCGCGAGCGCATGCAGATCGAACTGCGCCGGCTGCACGACCGGCTCGGCATGACGACCGTCTACGTCACCCACGACCAGCGCGAGGCGCTGACCATGTCGGACCGCATCGCCGTCATCAATGGCGGCGGCATCATGCAGCTCGACCAGCCGCAGCGCATCTACGAGCGCCCGGCCAACCGCTTCGTGGCCGAGTTCATCGGCGAATCCAGCTTCCTGCCGGTCACGGTGACGGCGGGCGCCGCGGCTCATGCCGGCCGCGCGCTGCGCACCGAGGCGGCTCCGCCCGCCGGCACCAGCCATGTGCTGATGGTGCGCCCCGAACGGCTGCGCATCCTGCCGCCCGGGGGCGAGGAGGGGGCCAACCGCTTCGACGGCACGGTCGAGGAGGTGGTCTACCAGGGCGACAGCATCCTGCTGCAGGCGGTGCTGGCCGACGGTATCCGCTTGTCGGTGCGGGCGGCGGCGACGGCGGGCGCCATCGCGGCCACGCCGCGGCCGGGCGAACCGGTGGCGCTGGGCCTCAGCCCGGCCGACACCGTCATCCTCGCCGACGCATGA